A single window of Cottoperca gobio chromosome 9, fCotGob3.1, whole genome shotgun sequence DNA harbors:
- the erlin2 gene encoding erlin-2: protein MAQWGAIFSIIAAIGGAALFASVHKIDEGHTGVYYRGGALLTITSGPGFHLMLPFITTYKPVQTTLQTDEVKNVPCGTGGGVMIYFDRIEVVNYLVPSAVFDIVKNFTADYDKALIFNKVHHELNQFCSVHSLQEVYIGLFDQIDENLKLTLQQDLTSMAPGLIIQAVRVTKPVIPESIRRNYELMESEKTKLLISQQTQKVVEKEAETERIKAVIEAEKVAQVAEIKYGQKVMEKQTEKRISEIEDGAFVARQRAKADADFYTSQKVADGNKMKLTKEYLQLMKYKAIATNSKIYFGNEIPQMFVDTGSAGSSVKAAALMDVVAEQILDLD from the exons ATGGCACAGTGGGGTGCCATATTCTCAATAATCGCTGCCATCGGAGGAGCAGCGCTCTTTGCCTCCGTGCACAAGATCGATGAGGGACACACTGGAGTTTACTACAG gggaGGGGCTCTACTGACCATCACCAGCGGCCCGGGCTTCCATCTTATGCTTCCATTCATCACAACCTACAAACCTGTCCAG ACGACGCTGCAGACAGACGAGGTGAAGAATGTGCCGTGTGGCACCGG TGGAGGAGTGATGATTTACTTCGACCGTATAGAAGTGGTGAACTACCTCGTGCCATCAGCAG TGTTCGACATAGTGAAGAACTTCACAGCGGACTACGACAAAGCTTTGATATTCAACAAAGTTCACCATGAGCTCAACCAGTTCTGCAGTGTTCACTCGCTGCAGGAGGTCTACATCGGCTTGTTTG ACCAAATCGATGAGAACCTGAAGTTGACGCTACAACAGGATCTCACATCGATGGCTCCTGGACTCATCATACAG GCGGTCCGTGTCACGAAGCCCGTTATCCCAGAGAGCATTCGCAGGAACTACGAGCTCAT GGAGAGCGAGAAGACGAAGCTGCTGATCTCTCAACAGACACAGAAGGTTGTGGAGAAGGAGGCAGAAACAGAAAGGATCAAAGCTGTGATCG AGGCTGAGAAAGTGGCACAAGTGGCAGAGATCAAGTACGGACAGAAGGTCATGGAGaagcaaacagaaaaaaggaTTTCTGAAATTGAAG ACGGAGCTTTCGTCGCCCGGCAGAGAGCCAAGGCCGACGCCGACTTCTACACGTCACAGAAAGTTGCCGACGGCAACAAG ATGAAGCTAACGAAAGAGTACCTGCAGCTCATGAAGTACAAGGCCATCGCAACCAACAGCAAGATCTACTTTGGCAACGAGATACCCCAGATGTTTGTGGACACTGGCTCTGCAGGGAGCTCCGTCAAGGCCGCTGCACTCATGGACGTTGTTGCTGAGCAGATCCTGGACCTGGATTAG